A single window of Eucalyptus grandis isolate ANBG69807.140 chromosome 1, ASM1654582v1, whole genome shotgun sequence DNA harbors:
- the LOC120292081 gene encoding RING-H2 finger protein ATL67-like produces the protein MGDPLHSNSSSSSSSSSSSSSSSPPSSSSSSLPFSPSSSSPSFADRVLAPLGFALLVLLVAVISYSFARRRRRAAARSLRPGASPPADPDDDDDEEEPAGAADAGLSEATILSYPNLLYSSAKPRRAGKSSESCCSICLADYGDSDMLRLLPQCGHYFHLKCLDPWLKLHSSCPICRKSLIGP, from the coding sequence ATGGGCGACCCATTACACTCCaattcatcttcatcttcatcttcatcttcatcttcatcttcttcatctccgccatcatcttcttcatcttcacttccaTTTTCtccgtcttcttcctcgccttCGTTCGCCGATCGCGTCCTCGCCCCTCTCGGATTCGCCCTCCTGGTCCTCCTCGTCGCGGTCATCTCCTACTCcttcgcccgccgccgccgccgcgccgccgctcGCTCCCTCCGCCCCGGCGCCTCCCCCCCCGCCGAccccgacgacgacgacgacgaggaggaGCCCGCGGGGGCCGCCGACGCCGGCCTCAGCGAGGCCACGATCCTCAGCTACCCGAATCTCCTCTACTCGAGCGCGAAGCCCCGGCGGGCGGGGAAATCCAGCGAGTCCTGCTGCTCGATCTGCCTGGCGGACTACGGCGACAGCGACATGCTGAGGCTGCTGCCGCAGTGCGGCCACTACTTCCACCTCAAGTGCCTGGACCCGTGGCTGAAGCTCCACTCCTCGTGCCCGATCTGCAGGAAGTCGCTGATCGGCCCGTGA
- the LOC104421164 gene encoding cucumber peeling cupredoxin-like, whose amino-acid sequence MAAQRQFSATSQALLLILASAILNVSNGLQYKVGGSIWSIPPYPTYYSNWSSSHHFLVGDILVFEFESGFYNVMQVSRREYKACTADNPFRSFHAGPARVPLIEKGMFYFICSVSYYCSLGQKVEVAVYHPVPVIVRPPPVPATVTTTPAPSCSPKQLLGKGMGRSHEHFIQALQHQPLLFLCLLVTFLIVMDFHFMGSPVISALA is encoded by the exons ATGGCAGCGCAGAGACAGTTCTCCGCAACTTCACAGGCGCTTCTCTTGATCCTGGCGAGCGCGATCCTCAACGTCTCGAATGGCTTGCAGTACAAGGTTGgaggctcaatttggtccattcCTCCATACCCAACTTACTATTCCAACTGGTCCTCCTCCCACCATTTTCTCGTCGGCGACATCCTCG TTTTCGAGTTCGAGTCGGGCTTTTACAACGTGATGCAAGTGTCGAGGCGCGAGTACAAGGCCTGCACGGCAGACAATCCCTTCCGGTCCTTCCACGCAGGGCCGGCCAGAGTCCCGCTGATCGAGAAGGGCATGTTCTATTTCATCTGCAGCGTCTCGTATTACTGCTCTCTCGGGCAAAAGGTCGAGGTCGCCGTGTATCATCCTGTTCCAGTTATTGTTCGGCCGCCTCCCGTCCCAGCCACGGTCACTACCACCCCGGCGCCATCTTGTTCGCCCAAACAATTGCTAGGCAAGGGAATGGGCCGGAGCCACGAGCACTTCATACAAGCTCTGCAACATCAACCGTTGTTGTTCCTCTGCCTTCTGGTGACTTTCCTAATTGTAATGGATTTTCATTTCATGGGATCTCCTGTTATTTCGGCTTTGGCTTGA
- the LOC104421165 gene encoding uncharacterized protein At5g39865, translating into MKGVKGKLLKKLKTIKPIGYLKQDTILHLNASDGYVEAFLKNPIMKAQTMLFPKDNSERSLKNQGGVVEAQEPEVIDVTELMKDLDDAEMECGEDEDLENKENIGPNVNGESAFLGKENCENVLVKSELESSPDEAASRLSEAEELPRNSLKTPLSEINVSNFRRPDLNSSTLFDPNLLAAFEQAVKEHIKISQEEMRPRIEAEPGDLEKSCDEPPSKTRRIEEEEEDDDDADPLLAFEEKCPPGGCGAVIFYTTSLRGIRKTFEDCGKIRFLLNSFRILYCERDVSMHTEFKEELWDVLGGKAVPPRVFIKGRYIGGAEQVLGLHEQGKLKKILEGVPIDSSTGPCEGCGGMKFVVCFKCNGSHKLVGEDSPVATICSDCNENGLIICPLCC; encoded by the coding sequence ATGAAGGGAGTGAAGGGGAAGCTGCTGAAGAAGCTCAAGACGATCAAGCCCATCGGGTATCTGAAGCAGGACACGATCCTCCACCTGAACGCCTCGGATGGGTACGTCGAGGCCTTCTTGAAGAATCCGATCATGAAGGCTCAGACCATGCTGTTTCCCAAGGATAATTCCGAACGGAGCCTGAAGAATCAGGGCGGTGTCGTGGAGGCGCAAGAGCCGGAGGTCATCGACGTCACGGAGCTCATGAAGGATCTCGACGATGCCGAGATGGAGTGCGGGGAGGACGAGGATTTGGAGAATAAGGAGAACATTGGTCCGAATGTCAATGGGGAGAGCGCGTTTCTTGGCAAAGAGAACTGTGAGAATGTGCTCGTGAAGTCGGAGCTGGAATCGTCTCCTGATGAGGCGGCTTCAAGATTGTCTGAAGCAGAGGAGCTACCCAGAAACAGTTTGAAGACCCCGTTATCGGAAATCAATGTGTCGAATTTTAGGCGGCCGGATTTGAATTCGTCAACTCTATTCGATCCTAACCTGCTCGCAGCATTTGAGCAGGCCGTGAAGGAGCACATTAAGATCAGCCAAGAAGAGATGAGACCAAGAATTGAGGCAGAGCCAGGTGATTTAGAGAAGAGCTGCGACGAGCCCCCTTCCAAAACTCGTCgaattgaggaggaggaggaagacgatgaCGATGCTGATCCACTGTTGGCATTTGAAGAGAAGTGCCCGCCTGGAGGCTGCGGCGCAGTAATCTTCTACACGACCAGCCTCAGAGGCATAAGAAAGACATTCGAGGACTGCGGCAAGATTCGTTTCCTCCTCAACAGCTTCCGCATCCTATACTGCGAGCGAGACGTGTCGATGCACACCGAGTttaaggaagaattgtgggatgtCTTGGGCGGGAAAGCGGTCCCGCCGAGGGTGTTCATTAAGGGGAGGTACATCGGTGGAGCTGAACAAGTGCTGGGGTTACATGAGCAAGGCAAGCTCAAGAAGATTCTTGAGGGAGTCCCGATCGATAGCTCTACCGGTCCGTGTGAAGGTTGCGGTGGTATGAAATTCGTGGTGTGTTTTAAATGCAACGGCAGCCACAAGCTCGTCGGCGAAGACTCGCCGGTGGCGACTATATGCTCAGATTGCAATGAGAACGGCCTGATTATTTGCCCACTTTGCTGTTGA
- the LOC104421166 gene encoding nuclear pore complex protein NUP1 isoform X2 — translation MATSQSERSPYDAPGGGGSGGGGAGGKFRKKPYRRHQATPYDRPPVAFRNAGAVPGVGGGAGDGWLRRIVDPAQRLLAAGAHRLFASVFRKRLTQPPTPPPPRPQPPEADRDERDKRQETVLLGISREQKVAISEVQQPASTSEGGCFTELEKVLKQKTFTRSEIDRLTALLHARTADIHVADEGRKSEDLPSKSFNGKEEVSDIIGQDNGSESRLTKTHVLDEDVASPAELAKAYMGSRPPKVAPSIPGTRTQTIREDSTIFTQSQQALKSPVVSLVPRSSPRLGALENGYMTPRSRGRSAIYSMARTPYSRVLPTPAKSVEPVADGHRGPSSSQAWEHGRVSGSNNALKRRSSIFENDIGSVGPIRRIRQKPNLLSQRNWSLPVSGGGVTQVSDHPSPSQKLLSLGEKNNFTDQSVDNEDSDIPVRNMASTSSKSTEMASKILQQLDKIVSPPKERASDLKLASDAREAISQKPDKVEQNGPSNFSFSNIAAVNGLGDTVLSKKKDVVGPVKSVDSNSMNFLVHLASRPNGGFKMSAHEDFFDLDDDGHSSEMLTCTSVEGREKQDTSAVDCKQAAAEAVKVDKSLSISEVNASARVLKEKSDVGTNDLLSSGGTSASLSFSSVPVASTDVQSDVQATQTTSKFDKTGSERQSNAVSSVVGFVDKMASSTEQNAVPTTFGGFGLNNGSAMEANKVSPFSFPSSSSFGGSNPKFGISSDTKSESSSSFFSVATVPAVTAKVPEFNKTDDKKDLKDGVVSATPEPTSLGSGATSSASTAFTFGLPPKSMTSNQRVSSPISAELNATVTQKPSSGLSFTSTCNGTSIDVQTSTSAPTAGLSMSTAAPSFPASSIFKIGSSVSTLVSPAATTPSVSPGEAKTKVDTDSGNVTSNLFSAPSSANATTGSGIFGLRPPASTSTLETKKEGTSLFDAANGSSQLSASASGTAVPALTQSASLQSGSSAASFSFGLSGNTGSPMFGSSSAPKLFSGPSFGMSSASSSEANSVSTGSSTTSNAFASWQSSTLPVFGTSAASQSTSFSFGAPAASSSQIFGSSGSTSSSSSTVFGATSMTTASIGPPIFGTSSNLSASTGPSIFGSTNASSASSMFGSTSAPPTFGSTAPSGNNDQMNAEDSMAEDTVVATTPSVPAFGQKPTSPQPSAGYMFNLPTSAAKPFQFGSQQNLSTPLNPFMASGSLDLGGGSTPPTPNPFMASGSLDLGGGSTLPMPNPFMASGSLDLGVGSTLPMPNPFMASGSLDLGVGSTLPTPNPFMASGSLDLGLGSTPPLPNPFMASGSLDLSGGGSFSLGTIAGDKSGRKIIKVKHKQRRK, via the exons ATGGCGACGTCCCAGAGCGAGAGGAGCCCGTACGATGCCCCCGGGGGCgggggcagcggcggcggtggcgcggGGGGCAAGTTCCGGAAGAAACCCTACCGGAGGCACCAGGCGACGCCGTACGACCGCCCCCCGGTCGCGTTCCGGAATGCCGGCGCCGTCCCCGGCGTCGGCGGTGGGGCCGGCGACGGCTGGTTGAGGAGGATCGTCGATCCGGCCCAAAGGCTCCTCGCCGCCGGCGCGCACCGGCTCTTCGCCTCCGTCTTCAGGAAGCGCCTCACGCAGCCCCCTACGCCTCCGCCTCCGCGGCCGCAGCCGCCAG AAGCAGATCGAGATGAAAGGGACAAGCGACAAGAGACAGTCCTCCTA GGCATTTCGAGAGAGCAAAAAGTGGCCATCAGTGAAGTTCAGCAACCTGCTTCTACATCTGAGGGAGGTTGTTTTACTGAGCTGGAGAAAGTTTTAAAGCAGAAGACCTTTACCAG ATCAGAGATTGATCGGTTGACAGCCCTACTCCATGCTAGAACTGCTGATATACATGTTGCAGATGAAGGGAGGAAGTCAGAAGATTTACCATCAAAGTCATTTAATGGGAAAGAAGAAGTATCAGACATTATTGGACAAGACAATGGCAGCGAAAGCCGGCTTACCAAAACTCAT GTCCTTGATGAGGATGTTGCATCACCAGCAGAGCTTGCAAAAGCCTACATGGGCAGCAGGCCTCCAAAAGTGGCCCCGTCTATTCCGGGAACTCGCACTCAGACAATCAGAGAAGATTCGACAATTTTTACTCAGTCGCAGCAGGCTTTGAAATCCCCAGTTGTGTCACTTGTCCCCAGGTCTTCACCGCGTTTAGGGGCTCTTGAAAATGGATATATGACACCAAGATCCCGCGGCAGGTCTGCAATATACAGCATGGCACGGACTCCATATTCCAGAGTTCTCCCCACTCCTGCCAAG AGTGTTGAGCCTGTAGCTGATGGCCATAGGGGACCTTCCTCATCACAAGCATGGGAGCATGGCAGAGTTTCTGGATCTAATAAT GCTTTGAAACGAAGAAGTTCCatctttgaaaatgatataGGCTCTGTTGGTCCAATACGAAGAATTCGCCAAAAACCAAATCTTTTATCTCAAAGGAACTGGAGTTTGCCAGTCTCTGGAGGTGGAGTTACTCAAGTTTCCGACCACCCTTCCCCAAGTCAAAAGTTGCTTTCTTTGGGTGAAAAAAACAACTTTACTGATCAATCAGTTGACAATGAGGACAGTGATATTCCTGTCAGAAACATGGCCTCTACTTCTTCCAAGTCTACTGAAATGGCTTCCAAAATACTGCAGCAACTTGATAAAATAGTTTCGCCTCCCAAAGAGAGAGCATCTGATCTGAAGCTAGCCAGC GATGCCAGAGAGGCCATCTCACAGAAGCCAGATAAAGTTGAGCAGAATGGTccatctaatttttctttttccaacatTGCTGCCGTGAATGGTTTGGGTGATACAGTTTTGAGTAAGAAGAAAGATGTTGTTGGCCCTGTTAAATCTGTGGATTCCAATTCGATGAATTTTCTGGTCCATCTGGCATCGCGACCAAACGGGGGATTCAAAATGAGCGCACATGAG GATTTCTTCGATTTGGATGATGATGGTCATTCCAGCGAGATGCTAACTTGCACTTCGGTTGAAGGGAGAGAAAAGCAGGATACCTCAGCAGTGGATTGCAAGCAAGCAGCTGCTGAAGCTGTCAAAGTTGATAAGTCTTTGTCTATTTCTGAAGTAAATGCCTCCGCACGTGTTTTGAAGGAGAAAAGTGATGTGGGAACTAATGACTTATTGAGTTCGGGTGGAACGAGTGCCAGTCTTAGCTTCTCAAGTGTGCCTGTGGCCAGCACCGACGTCCAATCAGATGTACAAGCTACTCAGACGAcctcaaaatttgataaaaCTGGTTCAGAGAGGCAGTCAAATGCCGTCTCATCGGTCGTTGGTTTTGTTGATAAAATGGCGTCATCCACTGAACAGAATGCTGTGCCCACCACATTTGGTGGCTTTGGCCTCAATAATGGATCTGCCATGGAAGCTAATAAGGTTTCcccattttctttcccttcatcCTCATCATTTGGTGGATCAAATCCGAAGTTTGGTATCTCATCTGATACAAAATCAGAGAGCTCAAGCAG CTTTTTTAGTGTTGCCACCGTCCCAGCTGTTACTGCCAAAGTTCCTGAATTCAATAAAACTGATGATAAAAAAGATTTGAAGGATGGAGTGGTATCTGCTACACCTGAGCCTACTTCTCTGGGATCTGGGGCAACATCATCGGCTTCGACTGCATTCACATTTGGTCTTCCTCCTAAGTCTATGACCTCTAACCAGCGAGTATCCTCACCTATATCAGCGGAGTTAAATGCCACTGTTACTCAAAAGCCATCCAGCGGCCTTTCTTTCACTTCTACCTGTAATGGCACCAGTATTGACGTCCAAACGTCAACCAGTGCTCCCACTGCTGGTTTGTCTATGTCAACAGCAGCACCCTCCTTTCCAGCTTCTTCAATATTCAAAATCGGGTCCTCTGTGTCAACTTTAGTTTCACCAGCAGCAACTACTCCATCTGTTTCTCCAGGAGAAGCCAAGACGAAGGTGGACACTGACTCTGGAAATGTCACCAGCAATCTTTTTTCGGCTCCATCTTCTGCAAATGCCACCACAGGAAGTGGCATCTTCGGGCTTCGTCCACCAGCTTCCACATCAACTCTTGAGACAAAAAAAGAGGGTACTTCATTATTTGATGCTGCCAATGGTTCTTCACAACTTTCAGCATCTGCCTCTGGGACTGCAGTACCAGCCTTGACTCAGAGTGCCTCACTTCAATCTGGATCATCTGCGGCATCTTTTTCATTTGGATTGTCTGGGAATACTGGAAGCCCTATGTTTGGTTCATCTTCTGCACCAAAACTGTTCTCTGGGCCGTCATTTGGCATGAGTTCTGCTTCCTCTTCAGAGGCGAATTCTGTCAGTACTGGTAGCAGCACTACTTCAAATGCGTTTGCTTCTTGGCAGTCATCAACACTTCCTGTATTTGGTACCTCAGCAGCATCTCAATCGACCAGTTTTTCTTTTGGCGCGCCAGCAGCTTCTAGCAGTCAAATATTTGGATCATCAGGTTCCACATCTTCTTCAAGCAGTACTGTTTTTGGAGCAACCAGCATGACGACTGCTTCTATTGGTCCCCCTATTTTTGGGACAAGCAGCAATTTGTCTGCTTCCACTGGGCCCTCTATTTTCGGATCAACCAATGCCTCATCTGCTTCCTCTATGTTTGGATCAACCAGCGCCCCTCCTACTTTTGGATCAACTG CACCCTCAGGCAATAATGATCAGATGAATGCAGAGGATAGCATGGCTGAGGACACAGTTGTCGCGACTACTCCCTCAGTTCCTGCGTTTGGCCAGAAACCAACCTCACCACAACCTTCGGCTGGGTATATGTTCAACTTACCGACTTCAGCGGCTAAACCTTTCCAATTTGGAAGTCAACAGAACCTGTCCACCCCGCTGAACCCATTTATGGCTTCTGGCAGTTTAGATCTAGGTGGAGGATCCACCCCGCCCACGCCGAACCCGTTTATGGCTTCTGGCAGTTTAGATCTAGGTGGAGGATCCACCCTGCCCATGCCGAACCCGTTTATGGCTTCTGGCAGTTTAGATCTAGGTGTAGGATCCACCCTGCCCATGCCGAACCCGTTTATGGCTTCTGGCAGTTTAGATCTAGGTGTAGGATCCACCCTGCCCACGCCGAACCCATTTATGGCTTCTGGCAGTTTAGATCTAGGTTTAGGATCCACCCCGCCCCTGCCGAACCCATTTATGGCTTCTGGCAGTTTAGATCTAAGTGGAGGAGGGAGCTTCTCACTTGGAACCATCGCTGGTGACAAGTCTGGTCGTAAAATCATAAAAGTTAAGCACAAGCAAAGGAGGAAATAG
- the LOC104421166 gene encoding nuclear pore complex protein NUP1 isoform X1, producing MATSQSERSPYDAPGGGGSGGGGAGGKFRKKPYRRHQATPYDRPPVAFRNAGAVPGVGGGAGDGWLRRIVDPAQRLLAAGAHRLFASVFRKRLTQPPTPPPPRPQPPEADRDERDKRQETVLLGISREQKVAISEVQQPASTSEGGCFTELEKVLKQKTFTRSEIDRLTALLHARTADIHVADEGRKSEDLPSKSFNGKEEVSDIIGQDNGSESRLTKTHVLDEDVASPAELAKAYMGSRPPKVAPSIPGTRTQTIREDSTIFTQSQQALKSPVVSLVPRSSPRLGALENGYMTPRSRGRSAIYSMARTPYSRVLPTPAKSVEPVADGHRGPSSSQAWEHGRVSGSNNALKRRSSIFENDIGSVGPIRRIRQKPNLLSQRNWSLPVSGGGVTQVSDHPSPSQKLLSLGEKNNFTDQSVDNEDSDIPVRNMASTSSKSTEMASKILQQLDKIVSPPKERASDLKLASDAREAISQKPDKVEQNGPSNFSFSNIAAVNGLGDTVLSKKKDVVGPVKSVDSNSMNFLVHLASRPNGGFKMSAHEDFFDLDDDGHSSEMLTCTSVEGREKQDTSAVDCKQAAAEAVKVDKSLSISEVNASARVLKEKSDVGTNDLLSSGGTSASLSFSSVPVASTDVQSDVQATQTTSKFDKTGSERQSNAVSSVVGFVDKMASSTEQNAVPTTFGGFGLNNGSAMEANKVSPFSFPSSSSFGGSNPKFGISSDTKSESSSSFFSVATVPAVTAKVPEFNKTDDKKDLKDGVVSATPEPTSLGSGATSSASTAFTFGLPPKSMTSNQRVSSPISAELNATVTQKPSSGLSFTSTCNGTSIDVQTSTSAPTAGLSMSTAAPSFPASSIFKIGSSVSTLVSPAATTPSVSPGEAKTKVDTDSGNVTSNLFSAPSSANATTGSGIFGLRPPASTSTLETKKEGTSLFDAANGSSQLSASASGTAVPALTQSASLQSGSSAASFSFGLSGNTGSPMFGSSSAPKLFSGPSFGMSSASSSEANSVSTGSSTTSNAFASWQSSTLPVFGTSAASQSTSFSFGAPAASSSQIFGSSGSTSSSSSTVFGATSMTTASIGPPIFGTSSNLSASTGPSIFGSTNASSASSMFGSTSAPPTFGSTGASSASTFPFTSAASSTPSVPGSGNSNSLFAFGSAPSGNNDQMNAEDSMAEDTVVATTPSVPAFGQKPTSPQPSAGYMFNLPTSAAKPFQFGSQQNLSTPLNPFMASGSLDLGGGSTPPTPNPFMASGSLDLGGGSTLPMPNPFMASGSLDLGVGSTLPMPNPFMASGSLDLGVGSTLPTPNPFMASGSLDLGLGSTPPLPNPFMASGSLDLSGGGSFSLGTIAGDKSGRKIIKVKHKQRRK from the exons ATGGCGACGTCCCAGAGCGAGAGGAGCCCGTACGATGCCCCCGGGGGCgggggcagcggcggcggtggcgcggGGGGCAAGTTCCGGAAGAAACCCTACCGGAGGCACCAGGCGACGCCGTACGACCGCCCCCCGGTCGCGTTCCGGAATGCCGGCGCCGTCCCCGGCGTCGGCGGTGGGGCCGGCGACGGCTGGTTGAGGAGGATCGTCGATCCGGCCCAAAGGCTCCTCGCCGCCGGCGCGCACCGGCTCTTCGCCTCCGTCTTCAGGAAGCGCCTCACGCAGCCCCCTACGCCTCCGCCTCCGCGGCCGCAGCCGCCAG AAGCAGATCGAGATGAAAGGGACAAGCGACAAGAGACAGTCCTCCTA GGCATTTCGAGAGAGCAAAAAGTGGCCATCAGTGAAGTTCAGCAACCTGCTTCTACATCTGAGGGAGGTTGTTTTACTGAGCTGGAGAAAGTTTTAAAGCAGAAGACCTTTACCAG ATCAGAGATTGATCGGTTGACAGCCCTACTCCATGCTAGAACTGCTGATATACATGTTGCAGATGAAGGGAGGAAGTCAGAAGATTTACCATCAAAGTCATTTAATGGGAAAGAAGAAGTATCAGACATTATTGGACAAGACAATGGCAGCGAAAGCCGGCTTACCAAAACTCAT GTCCTTGATGAGGATGTTGCATCACCAGCAGAGCTTGCAAAAGCCTACATGGGCAGCAGGCCTCCAAAAGTGGCCCCGTCTATTCCGGGAACTCGCACTCAGACAATCAGAGAAGATTCGACAATTTTTACTCAGTCGCAGCAGGCTTTGAAATCCCCAGTTGTGTCACTTGTCCCCAGGTCTTCACCGCGTTTAGGGGCTCTTGAAAATGGATATATGACACCAAGATCCCGCGGCAGGTCTGCAATATACAGCATGGCACGGACTCCATATTCCAGAGTTCTCCCCACTCCTGCCAAG AGTGTTGAGCCTGTAGCTGATGGCCATAGGGGACCTTCCTCATCACAAGCATGGGAGCATGGCAGAGTTTCTGGATCTAATAAT GCTTTGAAACGAAGAAGTTCCatctttgaaaatgatataGGCTCTGTTGGTCCAATACGAAGAATTCGCCAAAAACCAAATCTTTTATCTCAAAGGAACTGGAGTTTGCCAGTCTCTGGAGGTGGAGTTACTCAAGTTTCCGACCACCCTTCCCCAAGTCAAAAGTTGCTTTCTTTGGGTGAAAAAAACAACTTTACTGATCAATCAGTTGACAATGAGGACAGTGATATTCCTGTCAGAAACATGGCCTCTACTTCTTCCAAGTCTACTGAAATGGCTTCCAAAATACTGCAGCAACTTGATAAAATAGTTTCGCCTCCCAAAGAGAGAGCATCTGATCTGAAGCTAGCCAGC GATGCCAGAGAGGCCATCTCACAGAAGCCAGATAAAGTTGAGCAGAATGGTccatctaatttttctttttccaacatTGCTGCCGTGAATGGTTTGGGTGATACAGTTTTGAGTAAGAAGAAAGATGTTGTTGGCCCTGTTAAATCTGTGGATTCCAATTCGATGAATTTTCTGGTCCATCTGGCATCGCGACCAAACGGGGGATTCAAAATGAGCGCACATGAG GATTTCTTCGATTTGGATGATGATGGTCATTCCAGCGAGATGCTAACTTGCACTTCGGTTGAAGGGAGAGAAAAGCAGGATACCTCAGCAGTGGATTGCAAGCAAGCAGCTGCTGAAGCTGTCAAAGTTGATAAGTCTTTGTCTATTTCTGAAGTAAATGCCTCCGCACGTGTTTTGAAGGAGAAAAGTGATGTGGGAACTAATGACTTATTGAGTTCGGGTGGAACGAGTGCCAGTCTTAGCTTCTCAAGTGTGCCTGTGGCCAGCACCGACGTCCAATCAGATGTACAAGCTACTCAGACGAcctcaaaatttgataaaaCTGGTTCAGAGAGGCAGTCAAATGCCGTCTCATCGGTCGTTGGTTTTGTTGATAAAATGGCGTCATCCACTGAACAGAATGCTGTGCCCACCACATTTGGTGGCTTTGGCCTCAATAATGGATCTGCCATGGAAGCTAATAAGGTTTCcccattttctttcccttcatcCTCATCATTTGGTGGATCAAATCCGAAGTTTGGTATCTCATCTGATACAAAATCAGAGAGCTCAAGCAG CTTTTTTAGTGTTGCCACCGTCCCAGCTGTTACTGCCAAAGTTCCTGAATTCAATAAAACTGATGATAAAAAAGATTTGAAGGATGGAGTGGTATCTGCTACACCTGAGCCTACTTCTCTGGGATCTGGGGCAACATCATCGGCTTCGACTGCATTCACATTTGGTCTTCCTCCTAAGTCTATGACCTCTAACCAGCGAGTATCCTCACCTATATCAGCGGAGTTAAATGCCACTGTTACTCAAAAGCCATCCAGCGGCCTTTCTTTCACTTCTACCTGTAATGGCACCAGTATTGACGTCCAAACGTCAACCAGTGCTCCCACTGCTGGTTTGTCTATGTCAACAGCAGCACCCTCCTTTCCAGCTTCTTCAATATTCAAAATCGGGTCCTCTGTGTCAACTTTAGTTTCACCAGCAGCAACTACTCCATCTGTTTCTCCAGGAGAAGCCAAGACGAAGGTGGACACTGACTCTGGAAATGTCACCAGCAATCTTTTTTCGGCTCCATCTTCTGCAAATGCCACCACAGGAAGTGGCATCTTCGGGCTTCGTCCACCAGCTTCCACATCAACTCTTGAGACAAAAAAAGAGGGTACTTCATTATTTGATGCTGCCAATGGTTCTTCACAACTTTCAGCATCTGCCTCTGGGACTGCAGTACCAGCCTTGACTCAGAGTGCCTCACTTCAATCTGGATCATCTGCGGCATCTTTTTCATTTGGATTGTCTGGGAATACTGGAAGCCCTATGTTTGGTTCATCTTCTGCACCAAAACTGTTCTCTGGGCCGTCATTTGGCATGAGTTCTGCTTCCTCTTCAGAGGCGAATTCTGTCAGTACTGGTAGCAGCACTACTTCAAATGCGTTTGCTTCTTGGCAGTCATCAACACTTCCTGTATTTGGTACCTCAGCAGCATCTCAATCGACCAGTTTTTCTTTTGGCGCGCCAGCAGCTTCTAGCAGTCAAATATTTGGATCATCAGGTTCCACATCTTCTTCAAGCAGTACTGTTTTTGGAGCAACCAGCATGACGACTGCTTCTATTGGTCCCCCTATTTTTGGGACAAGCAGCAATTTGTCTGCTTCCACTGGGCCCTCTATTTTCGGATCAACCAATGCCTCATCTGCTTCCTCTATGTTTGGATCAACCAGCGCCCCTCCTACTTTTGGATCAACTGGTGCTTCCTCTGCTTCAACTTTCCCGTTTACTTCTGCTGCTTCTAGCACACCTTCAGTGCCTGGTTCTGGGAATTCTAATTCTTTGTTTGCCTTTGGTTCAGCACCCTCAGGCAATAATGATCAGATGAATGCAGAGGATAGCATGGCTGAGGACACAGTTGTCGCGACTACTCCCTCAGTTCCTGCGTTTGGCCAGAAACCAACCTCACCACAACCTTCGGCTGGGTATATGTTCAACTTACCGACTTCAGCGGCTAAACCTTTCCAATTTGGAAGTCAACAGAACCTGTCCACCCCGCTGAACCCATTTATGGCTTCTGGCAGTTTAGATCTAGGTGGAGGATCCACCCCGCCCACGCCGAACCCGTTTATGGCTTCTGGCAGTTTAGATCTAGGTGGAGGATCCACCCTGCCCATGCCGAACCCGTTTATGGCTTCTGGCAGTTTAGATCTAGGTGTAGGATCCACCCTGCCCATGCCGAACCCGTTTATGGCTTCTGGCAGTTTAGATCTAGGTGTAGGATCCACCCTGCCCACGCCGAACCCATTTATGGCTTCTGGCAGTTTAGATCTAGGTTTAGGATCCACCCCGCCCCTGCCGAACCCATTTATGGCTTCTGGCAGTTTAGATCTAAGTGGAGGAGGGAGCTTCTCACTTGGAACCATCGCTGGTGACAAGTCTGGTCGTAAAATCATAAAAGTTAAGCACAAGCAAAGGAGGAAATAG